A stretch of Endozoicomonas sp. SCSIO W0465 DNA encodes these proteins:
- a CDS encoding penicillin-binding protein 2, whose product MIQGRTRGQKVSQRNRLAAESKVGKGRVLIGSAVNRLIRKWRLKMLQSVLLIAGLALGYRIIDLQLLDRQFLQNEGDKRSVRYESIAAHRGVIFDRNGDPLAVSTPVVTIWADPEVLHQASDRWQMLARELGVSYKWLSDRVQAARTRDFIYLKRQLTPEQGAKVMALRVPGVRAINEHRRYYPAAEVTAHLVGFTNIDESGQEGLELAYNEWLSGEPGQRRVLKDRKGQLARQAELMKSASPGKELMLSIDLRLQYMAYRELKKAVELNKAKAGSLIMLDVKTGEVLAMVNQPAYNPNNRADMQAHKMRNRVVTDMVEPGSTLKPFAVAAALESGQFHKGSVINTAPGYLRLGRDQVKDIRNYGAIDVTTVLRKSSNVGVSKMALAIGPDKVLDLLQRVGLGQSTGTGFPGENPGYLPFRDRWSDIEIATLSFGYGLTVTPLQLAQAYTVLGSGGIMRPVSLIKRDVVPDGIRVMDQQVADDLRKMLREVVHGGTGGRAMIDAFEVGGKTGTARKVGPNGYMKDRYTGMFAGLAPIDNPQLAMVVIIDDPTGEHYYGGLTAAPVFSRVAAGALRLLGVEPAESGNPGSDQRMAFIPYVPDLDDKNLDSGGSTPMNEG is encoded by the coding sequence ATGATTCAGGGGCGGACTCGGGGGCAGAAGGTATCACAGCGAAACCGGCTGGCTGCAGAGAGTAAAGTGGGCAAGGGACGTGTGTTGATTGGCAGTGCTGTTAATCGTCTGATCCGGAAGTGGCGGTTGAAAATGCTGCAATCGGTTCTGCTGATCGCGGGTCTTGCCCTTGGTTACCGAATTATCGATTTGCAATTGCTGGATCGACAGTTTCTGCAAAATGAAGGTGATAAACGCTCAGTTCGCTATGAGTCGATTGCTGCACACAGGGGTGTGATTTTTGACCGGAATGGCGATCCGCTGGCTGTCAGCACCCCTGTCGTGACTATTTGGGCTGACCCTGAAGTGCTGCACCAGGCCAGTGATCGCTGGCAGATGCTGGCCCGGGAGCTGGGGGTTTCATATAAGTGGTTGTCCGATCGGGTGCAAGCTGCCAGGACCAGGGATTTTATCTACCTCAAGCGGCAGCTGACGCCGGAGCAGGGGGCAAAGGTCATGGCATTAAGAGTGCCGGGTGTCCGGGCCATTAATGAGCATCGGCGCTATTACCCTGCTGCCGAGGTGACCGCCCATCTGGTTGGTTTTACCAATATCGATGAGTCTGGTCAGGAAGGTCTGGAGTTGGCCTACAATGAGTGGTTGTCCGGTGAGCCCGGTCAGCGACGAGTGCTTAAGGACCGTAAGGGGCAGCTTGCCCGGCAGGCTGAGCTGATGAAAAGCGCCAGCCCCGGCAAGGAACTGATGCTCAGTATTGATCTGAGGCTTCAGTATATGGCTTACCGTGAGCTGAAAAAGGCGGTTGAGCTAAACAAGGCCAAGGCCGGGTCGTTGATTATGCTCGATGTCAAGACCGGTGAAGTGCTGGCGATGGTGAACCAGCCTGCCTACAACCCGAATAACCGGGCTGATATGCAAGCGCATAAAATGCGCAACCGGGTGGTGACGGATATGGTTGAGCCGGGGTCAACACTGAAACCTTTTGCGGTAGCTGCTGCCCTGGAGTCTGGTCAGTTTCACAAAGGCTCGGTGATTAATACCGCTCCCGGTTATCTGCGACTCGGCAGGGATCAGGTAAAGGATATCCGCAATTATGGCGCTATTGATGTAACCACTGTGCTGAGAAAATCCAGCAATGTCGGGGTATCAAAAATGGCTCTGGCGATTGGTCCGGATAAGGTGCTGGATTTGCTCCAGAGAGTTGGCCTTGGTCAAAGCACTGGAACCGGTTTTCCCGGGGAGAACCCGGGCTATTTACCTTTTCGGGATCGTTGGAGTGATATTGAGATTGCCACATTGTCGTTCGGTTATGGTTTGACGGTGACACCTTTGCAACTGGCTCAGGCTTATACCGTACTTGGTTCAGGTGGCATAATGCGCCCTGTCTCACTGATCAAGAGGGACGTTGTGCCCGATGGTATCCGGGTAATGGATCAGCAGGTTGCAGATGATCTGAGAAAAATGCTTCGTGAGGTCGTTCATGGTGGCACCGGTGGCCGGGCAATGATCGACGCGTTTGAGGTCGGGGGAAAAACCGGAACGGCCAGAAAGGTTGGGCCAAACGGATATATGAAGGATCGCTACACGGGCATGTTTGCCGGTTTGGCGCCGATTGATAATCCGCAGCTGGCGATGGTTGTTATTATTGATGACCCCACTGGAGAGCACTATTACGGCGGTTTGACTGCAGCACCGGTTTTTTCCAGAGTGGCGGCCGGGGCCCTTCGGTTGTTGGGGGTTGAACCGGCTGAGTCGGGAAATCCGGGTTCAGATCAGCGTATGGCATTTATTCCCTATGTGCCGGATCTGGATGATAAAAATTTGGATTCAGGTGGTTCCACACCGATGAATGAAGGTTAA
- the ftsL gene encoding cell division protein FtsL, with the protein MMVNRLLVRMHLIRSHGAALLLLILVVLSGLSVGYVSYENRLLHNQIQQELENRNSAQVEWGKLLLEHSTLTSPGKIEKVAREKLGMDVPKTSQIEMVLP; encoded by the coding sequence ATGATGGTGAATAGGCTTCTGGTGCGTATGCATCTCATTCGCTCACATGGGGCAGCCCTTTTGCTGTTGATATTGGTGGTATTGTCGGGACTGTCTGTGGGTTATGTTTCCTACGAGAATCGTCTTCTGCATAACCAGATACAGCAGGAACTTGAGAACAGAAACAGTGCGCAGGTTGAGTGGGGAAAGTTGTTGCTGGAACACAGCACACTGACATCTCCGGGGAAAATTGAAAAGGTTGCCAGGGAGAAACTGGGTATGGATGTGCCAAAGACCAGCCAGATAGAGATGGTTCTGCCATGA
- the rsmH gene encoding 16S rRNA (cytosine(1402)-N(4))-methyltransferase RsmH — MKSSDRVGSQTGGNKIAAPENEVVNHVHKTVLLHEAVDALLTDPSGVYVDGTFGRGGHSRLILSSLTEQGRLIGIDKDPAAIAAGIELNREDARFSIHHGSFTDVDSVTDDQLVDGILLDLGVSSPQLDDAERGFSFLNEGPLDMRMNHQDGESAADWLARAEEQEISRVIWEYGEDRFSRRMARAIIREREIEPILTTRRLADIIAAACPTREKGKHPATRAFQAIRIHINHELDDLVLCLDRALEKLQPGGRLVVISFHSLEDRIVKRFIRKHQKGDELPSWLPVTEDQLNRRMKSLGKAIKPSRQEVQENPRARSAVMRVAEKLV, encoded by the coding sequence ATGAAATCGTCAGATCGTGTTGGTAGCCAGACCGGTGGCAACAAAATAGCAGCTCCCGAAAATGAGGTGGTAAACCATGTACATAAAACCGTGCTGCTGCATGAAGCTGTCGATGCGTTGCTGACTGATCCTTCCGGGGTATATGTTGATGGTACTTTTGGCAGGGGAGGACACAGTCGCCTGATTTTGAGTTCCCTGACCGAACAGGGTCGGCTGATTGGTATTGACAAAGATCCGGCGGCCATTGCCGCTGGTATCGAACTGAATCGTGAAGATGCACGGTTTTCCATTCATCATGGCTCTTTTACTGATGTTGATTCAGTGACCGATGACCAGTTGGTCGATGGGATTTTGCTGGATCTTGGTGTTTCTTCGCCCCAGCTGGATGATGCTGAAAGAGGTTTCAGTTTCTTGAATGAGGGGCCCCTGGATATGCGAATGAATCACCAGGATGGCGAAAGTGCCGCGGACTGGCTGGCACGGGCAGAAGAACAGGAGATCAGCCGGGTGATCTGGGAATACGGCGAAGATCGCTTTTCCCGGAGGATGGCCAGAGCCATTATCAGGGAAAGGGAAATTGAACCGATTCTGACTACCCGACGACTTGCCGATATTATTGCTGCGGCCTGCCCGACCAGAGAGAAGGGTAAGCATCCGGCTACCCGCGCGTTTCAGGCCATCAGAATCCACATCAACCATGAACTTGATGATCTGGTACTTTGCCTGGATCGGGCTCTGGAAAAATTGCAGCCGGGTGGTCGGCTTGTGGTTATCAGCTTTCACTCATTGGAAGACAGAATTGTAAAACGCTTTATCCGCAAGCATCAAAAGGGTGATGAGCTGCCAAGCTGGTTGCCGGTGACAGAAGATCAATTGAATCGGCGGATGAAAAGTCTGGGCAAGGCAATCAAACCTTCCAGACAGGAAGTGCAGGAAAATCCCAGGGCGCGAAGTGCCGTCATGCGCGTGGCAGAAAAACTGGTCTGA
- the mraZ gene encoding division/cell wall cluster transcriptional repressor MraZ, with protein MFRGVNAINLDAKGRLAIPVRYRQVLRDRCDGALVATIDTDEPCLLIYPLDEWELIQQKIESLPSFHPMTRRIQRLLIGHATDVELDGNGRILIPPLLREYAGLEKRSILLGQGKKFELWDERCWNERRDQYLKEASESEAIPMELQSLSL; from the coding sequence GTGTTTCGCGGTGTAAATGCCATTAATCTGGATGCCAAAGGGCGTCTTGCTATACCAGTCCGATATCGGCAGGTATTGCGGGATCGCTGTGATGGTGCCCTGGTGGCAACGATTGATACTGACGAACCGTGTTTGCTGATTTATCCTCTGGATGAGTGGGAGCTGATTCAGCAGAAAATTGAATCACTCCCCAGCTTTCATCCAATGACCCGCCGGATTCAGAGGCTCTTGATTGGGCACGCCACCGATGTTGAGCTGGATGGTAATGGTCGTATTCTTATCCCTCCGCTGTTGCGTGAATACGCAGGTCTTGAAAAACGCAGTATTTTGCTGGGTCAGGGCAAGAAGTTCGAACTTTGGGATGAACGTTGCTGGAACGAACGCCGTGACCAATACCTGAAAGAAGCCAGTGAGTCAGAAGCGATTCCGATGGAATTGCAGTCGCTCTCTTTGTAA
- a CDS encoding transposase, with translation MTKFEMVAMLTSDHQVILRELASYTTFLAGALSSTAVPTFCELLFGCMLSADGFVTQALLTIDFHCVWSSYHHWLSQGKWQWKNLARHLIRLVCSKAPENQPVVLGLDDWVIERFSDKAPACRTHHQHSKKRNRPTYIWGQCWVSLAIIFERAADEVFTAIPVISFPTPASGNTSKLKIAVAMLRVVRNEVKDRVLRLLTDCWYMNWTLIKPALEMNIEVVGQIPSNRALYALPPAPTVKKRGRPKKYGIKMTTEQVKKLPEEKATVWMYGKFRKIRYRTLICRARFLKGREVRVVWSRFENDKGLTESRIFISTNPELEGLEVLRAYSRRWPVEPMFHQLKHAFGCCHLWQQKLRTLLRWMHLKMAGYALLQLLTVCKNQACLNISRIPWRSPDTTTAGMMKIALSGIIPRFSIRKGWNRYKQKYEFNFRDLIDQLIPDNSEAA, from the coding sequence ATGACGAAATTCGAGATGGTTGCCATGCTCACTTCAGATCATCAAGTAATCCTCAGGGAGCTCGCTTCATATACAACCTTTCTTGCTGGAGCGCTATCATCAACTGCAGTACCAACGTTCTGCGAACTGCTGTTCGGTTGCATGCTTTCAGCCGACGGCTTTGTTACACAGGCGTTGTTAACAATTGATTTTCATTGTGTGTGGAGCAGCTACCACCACTGGCTATCTCAGGGCAAGTGGCAATGGAAGAACTTGGCACGCCACTTGATCCGTCTGGTCTGCTCCAAAGCTCCTGAGAATCAACCTGTGGTCCTGGGGCTTGATGACTGGGTAATCGAACGGTTTTCCGACAAAGCCCCTGCTTGTCGTACACATCATCAACACAGCAAGAAACGCAATCGGCCGACGTACATCTGGGGGCAGTGTTGGGTTTCCCTGGCCATCATATTTGAGCGGGCTGCAGATGAAGTATTTACCGCCATACCGGTGATCTCATTTCCGACACCAGCTTCAGGTAACACCAGCAAACTGAAAATTGCCGTGGCCATGCTCAGGGTGGTACGCAATGAAGTGAAGGATCGAGTGCTACGCCTGCTAACCGATTGCTGGTATATGAACTGGACACTGATAAAGCCAGCTCTGGAAATGAACATAGAAGTTGTTGGTCAGATACCTTCAAATCGGGCCCTCTATGCTTTGCCGCCAGCACCCACCGTAAAGAAGCGAGGGCGCCCAAAAAAGTACGGCATCAAGATGACGACAGAACAGGTTAAGAAACTGCCGGAAGAAAAAGCAACAGTATGGATGTACGGCAAATTTCGCAAAATACGTTATCGTACCCTGATCTGTCGCGCCAGATTCCTTAAAGGTCGTGAAGTACGCGTCGTCTGGAGTCGCTTTGAAAATGACAAAGGTCTGACCGAAAGCAGAATATTCATCTCGACCAATCCGGAACTTGAGGGACTGGAGGTGCTTCGTGCCTATTCCCGGAGATGGCCGGTAGAGCCAATGTTTCACCAACTCAAACATGCTTTTGGCTGTTGCCATTTATGGCAGCAGAAATTGCGAACACTGCTTCGATGGATGCATTTGAAAATGGCAGGCTATGCATTATTGCAGTTATTAACCGTTTGTAAAAATCAGGCATGTCTGAATATTTCTCGGATACCCTGGAGAAGCCCGGATACAACCACTGCAGGCATGATGAAAATTGCTCTTTCAGGAATTATTCCGAGGTTCTCTATTCGCAAGGGCTGGAACAGATATAAGCAAAAATATGAGTTCAATTTTCGCGATCTGATCGACCAGTTAATACCGGATAATTCAGAAGCAGCATAA